From a region of the Nitrospira lenta genome:
- a CDS encoding PAS domain S-box protein has translation MNVERVPPHVSSILIADDDPDLCLALEDHLRHLGYTVRTVMSGRAALHEAEQGSYGAVILDLGLPDLSGFAVLRGLEELDPLLPVIVLTASAQESHTVESLRRGAFAYITRPYNRDELKFILRQAVEVRKLVLKMIHVEQALSGSEAQFRHVVQTAPDGIVLADGDGKIVSWNAAAERLFGHAEGEILGQSWTAIIPTRYREGHRLKLEPVQATGVSPLAGTTIELHGLRKDGSEFPIELSLGTWKFGDQMFICGIVRDITLRKEAEAKLQQQQIEQQVLLDLIPAMVWYKDSQNRILRANRRAAESINRTVAEVEGQSTYDLYPEEAEQYHQDDLAVITSCMPKLGIVELYETSPGQKRWVQTDKVPYCDARGNVIGVLVFAQDITERRQAETALQESERQYRLLMEEASDGIVVLDLDGHFRMVNSKVCEMFGYTREELLQLHVKDTYLPAEKALAQQRLEQVRYDKPLRFNRLVQRKDGTVIPVEISATKMSDDRYFAIVRDLA, from the coding sequence ATGAACGTCGAGCGCGTTCCTCCCCACGTTTCTTCCATCCTCATTGCGGACGATGATCCGGATCTCTGCCTGGCTCTTGAGGACCATCTTCGTCATCTCGGTTATACAGTGCGCACTGTGATGTCGGGACGGGCGGCGCTGCATGAAGCCGAACAGGGTTCGTATGGGGCCGTGATTTTGGATCTGGGGCTGCCGGATCTAAGCGGGTTCGCGGTCCTTCGGGGACTGGAGGAATTGGACCCTCTCCTCCCGGTCATTGTCCTCACCGCATCCGCGCAGGAAAGTCACACCGTGGAATCCCTCCGTCGGGGCGCCTTTGCCTATATCACCAGACCCTACAACCGGGATGAGCTCAAATTCATTCTCCGTCAAGCGGTCGAGGTGCGGAAGTTGGTGCTCAAGATGATCCATGTCGAGCAAGCTCTGAGTGGGAGTGAAGCGCAGTTTCGCCATGTTGTCCAGACGGCGCCGGACGGGATTGTGCTCGCCGACGGCGACGGCAAGATTGTCTCATGGAATGCTGCTGCCGAACGGCTCTTCGGCCATGCAGAGGGTGAGATTCTGGGGCAGTCGTGGACCGCCATCATACCGACCCGATACCGGGAGGGTCATCGACTCAAGCTTGAGCCTGTCCAGGCCACCGGCGTGTCACCCCTGGCTGGTACAACGATCGAACTGCATGGCTTAAGGAAAGACGGAAGCGAGTTTCCCATCGAGCTGTCGCTCGGCACATGGAAATTCGGCGACCAGATGTTCATCTGCGGCATTGTGCGCGACATCACGTTGCGAAAAGAGGCGGAAGCGAAGCTTCAGCAGCAGCAGATTGAGCAACAGGTCCTTCTGGATCTCATTCCCGCCATGGTCTGGTACAAGGATTCACAGAATCGTATTCTGCGGGCCAACCGCCGCGCGGCCGAATCGATCAACAGGACGGTGGCGGAGGTTGAGGGCCAATCCACCTATGATCTCTATCCGGAGGAAGCGGAGCAGTATCATCAGGATGATCTCGCCGTCATTACCTCCTGTATGCCTAAACTCGGGATTGTGGAACTCTATGAAACGTCGCCGGGCCAAAAGCGCTGGGTACAGACGGACAAGGTGCCTTACTGTGATGCCCGGGGGAACGTGATCGGGGTTCTGGTGTTTGCTCAAGATATTACTGAGCGCAGGCAAGCAGAAACGGCGCTACAAGAAAGTGAACGTCAGTATCGACTCTTGATGGAGGAGGCTTCAGACGGCATTGTTGTTTTAGATCTAGACGGACATTTTAGGATGGTGAATTCGAAGGTCTGTGAAATGTTTGGGTACACGAGAGAGGAGCTGCTCCAACTTCATGTGAAGGACACCTATCTCCCCGCAGAAAAAGCCTTGGCGCAGCAACGCCTCGAACAGGTTCGCTATGACAAGCCCTTGCGTTTTAACCGATTGGTACAGCGAAAAGATGGGACTGTCATTCCGGTCGAAATCAGTGCCACGAAGATGTCCGATGATCGCTACTTTGCTATTGTACGAGACCTCGCATAA